GATCCCTCTTGATGTGGTGGGGTGGATGACGCAGGCGCATCGCTGACTGCATTGTGCTGCGCAGAAACGACAGCCGGTTAGTAGATTCCCGCAGCCGTTGGTTCCGGCAGAACTTTTTCGCGAAGAATGCACTCTGCTGAATTCCAGCCATATCAACCCACGAAGGAAACGTTCCATGAAAGCAATCGCCTCGCTCGTCGTGGCTGCCGCCGCCGTCACCCTGGCCGCGCCGGCATCTGCCCAGTTCGCGAAGCCGGAGGATGCCATCAAGTACCGCCAGAGCGCGCTGTTCGTGATGGGCCAGCATTTCAGCCGCCTCGGCGCCATGGCCAACGGCCGGGTTCCCTTTGATGCCAAGGCCGCCGCCGACAATGCCGAAGTCGTTGCCGACATGTCCAAGCTGCCGTGGGCCGGCTTCGCCCCCGGGACCGACAAGGCCGCGCCGACCAAGGCCAAGCCCGAGGTCTGGGCCGAGCAGGCCAAGTTCAAGGACTACAACGAGAAGCTCGTGGCGGAAACCACCAAGCTGGCCGCCGCCGCCAAGACCGGCAACCTGGACAACCTGAAGGTGGCGTTCAGTGCCACCGCGGGCGCCTGCAAGACCTGCCACGACGCGTTCCGCAGCCAGTGAGCTGAGCTTTTGCGGGCGCTATGGAAAACATAGCACCCAATGACCGCTGCACTTGGACCAACGGCCAATTTCTCGCGAAATTGGCCGTTGTTGCTGGAGCGCCGCCGGAGTTCAGGTTTCGGCCAGCAGCTTTTCGATCAACTGGTGCAGCTCGCCGAAATCGGGCTCGCCCACATAGCGCTTCACGATGGCGCCGCGCTTGTTGACGATGTAGGTGGTGGGCGTGAGCTGCACCTCGCCCCAGGCCTTGGCCACCGCGCCGGTGTTGTCGATCGCCACCTTGAACGGCAGCTTGCGGGTTTCGGCGTAATTCACCACGTAGGCCGGCGGGTCATAGCTCATGGCCACGGCCAGGGTGTCGAAGCCCCGGTCCTTGTACTTGTCATAGGTGGCGACGACCCGCGGCATCTCGGCCACGCAGGTGACGCAGCTCGTGGCCCAGAAATTCACCAGGGTCACCTTGCCCTTGAGGTCGGCCGTGGTCTGCTTGGAGCCATCGAGCAACACGAACGTGGATTCCGGCGCGGACGACGGGCCCGTGCTCAGCCAGACGCCGGCACCGATTGCCAAGACTGCCGCTGTTGCGGCAACATACAGGATTCGTTTCATTTCAAGGGAGGTCCCTATGGACCGACGCCAGTTTAATTCCGTTTCAGCGGGCACGCTGGGCGCGCTGCTGATCGCCACCTACGAGCAGGCCCATGCGTTGTCGCTGGGGGACCTGACCAACGCGGAGGCCTCGCAGGGCCTGAAAGCCGCGCTCGAAAAAGGCGCCCAGACGGCGGTCAGCCTGCTCGGCAGACCAGATGGATTCCTTGGCAACGCAAAAGTTCGCATCCCGCTGCCCGGATTCCTGGACGACGCGGCCAAGCTCCTCAAGACCCTGGGCCAGGGCAAGCGGGTGGACGAGCTCGTCACCGCCATGAACCGGGCGGCCGAGCAGGCGGTGCCGATGGCCAAGGACCTGCTGGTGGGCGCCGTCAAGTCGATGAACGTGGACGACGCCAAGAAGATCCTGACCGGGGGCGACAACTCGGTCACCCACTTCTTCGCCGAAAAGACCCGCGCGCCGCTGGGCGTCAAGTTCCTGCCGGTGGTGACCCAGGCCACCGAGAAGGTGGGCCTGGCCGACAAGTACAACCAGGTGGCGGGCAAGGCGGCCGGCCTCGGCCTGATGAAGAAGGAAGACGCCAACATCCAGCAGTACGTGACGGGCAAATCGCTCGACGGGCTGTACCTGGTGATCGGCGACGAGGAAAAGAAGATCCGCCAGGACCCGGTGGGCTCGGGCAGCGCCATCCTGCAGAAGGTGTTCGGGGCGATCCGCTAGGGGATCGTCAGGCCACCTTTGCCAGCTCGAGCACCAGGATCGAGGGGAGCTGCGCCCGCAGGCTGTCGCGGCTGATGCGCGTCATGCTGTTGCTCATCCAGCTCGCCATCTCGAAGGTGTTGGACTGGATGGCGATTTCCAGGAACGGGAAGTTCGGGTCGGTCTTGTGCAGGTCCTTGCGCAGCTCGTCCAGGTCGCGGTCGTGCAGGCGCTCGTCGATGATGATCAGGTGCGGCTTGTCCAGCTCGCAGAAGCGGACCGCCTGGAGCGAGCTCGGCACGCTGTCCATCACCAACCCCATGCTGCGGCAGATCTGCCGGATGTTGGTGCGCAGGGTCTCGTCCGTGCTCACCAGCAGGATGCGGTGGCCCGCGAGCGGCTTGGACTCGCTGTGCATCGCGGAGTCGCCGTCCACGTCCATCTCGACCGCGGTCAGCCCCTCGAGCTGCTTGACGGTGCGGGGAAACTCGATCATCAGCATGGTTTCGTCGGGAGACGCCACGCGGTCCAGCGTCACGCCCATGGCCCGGGCGGTCTGGGACAGCAGGTGCCAGCTCAGGCTTTCTTCCTCGCCGCCGATGGCGTCGGGCCGCTCACCGGTGGCCACCGTCTGGCTGGCCTTGATCAGCAGCAGGCCATGCTCGGGCCAGTTCTTGATGTCCAGCGACACCACCAGGCGCTGGCCGCGGCTGGCGGCCCAGACGATGGCGGCATCCACCAGGCTGGACAGCAGCCCCGGGTCGACGATGATCTCCACCGGCTTGATGCTGCGGTACAGCTCCTTGCCGTGCTGCTGAAAGTCGGCCGTGTGCTCGTCCAGCGCCTGGTTCAGGATGGCGTCCAGGCTCAGGCGCTCGTGCGACTGGCGCAGCCGGCCCCCGGCCAGCCGGGCGATCTGCTGGCTCTGCATGGCCACCCGGCGGGCCAGATCGATGGTGTCGTGCAGCAGCCGCAACTGCGCCCGAGAAATTTTCTGCGTTTTCGTGAAATTCTGGACAATGTGTTGCGCCGTTGCCAACGGTCCGGACAGTTCCGCGCCAATGATGCCGGCCAGCAGGCAGTCGGATTTGTCCGGCTCGGGCGCCACGCTGGCGTCCGAGCTGGCTTTCGATGCCGTCAGGGGCGACGGTGCCGTGCCTAGAAAGCCGCTGGTGGACTGCATGAAGAAGCCTTTTTAATCCCTGGAACAACGTCCTGCCGCCACCAGACAGGCTGGCCGCAGGATTTATGTAACAGAATTTAACAAACAACGGCGTGGCCGGCCACCCCTGCGCGCCGCGCCTGGCCGTCAACTGGCGGCGGCGAGTTTCTTGCGCGCCGTGGCCAGCGCCTCGTCGAGATAGGCGCCGTAGAAATCAGGCACGGCCACGCCCACCAGGCGCGGGGCCAGCTCCTGGCCGCGGGCATCGAAGAACAGCACGGTGGGCGTGAAGCCGGCCTTCCAGCGCTCGGCCAGTCCGGCGCCGGTGGCGGGCTGGCCCTTGAAGTCGTGCACCACCTGGCGGCGGTCAGTCACGTCGATCTGCCAGGCGTGCAGGCCTTCGGCGCGCAGCGGCAGCAGGTAGCTGCGGCGCACCAGCTCGCAATAGGGGCAGCCCGGCAGGCTGACCAGCAGCACCAGCGGCTCGCCCCGGCGTGCGGCGGCGCGCGCTGCCACCTGCAATGACGCGGGCACGGGCAGCGCGGAATCGGCGGCCCGCGCGGGCCTGCCGGACAGCGCCGCCAGGCTGGCCAGCCCGGCGACGGCGCGGCGGCGGGTCCAGACGGTGCCGGCCATCAGATCGCTCCGCTGCTGCGCAGCTCGGCCAGCCGCGCCGCGGAACAGGCCAGCAGCTCGCCCAGCACCTCCTCGGTGTGCTGGCCCAGCAGCGGCGGCGGCAGGTCGGCGCGCACCGGCGTGGCGCTGAACTTCATGGGGCTGGAGACCAACTGCAGACCGCTGTTGAGCGGGTGCTGCCATTCGGTCACCATGCCGCGCGCCTGCACCTGGGGGTCGGCGAACACTTCGGCCAGGTTGTTGATGGCGCCGCAGGGCACCTTGGCGGCTTCCAGCGCGGCCAGCCAGTCGGCCTTGCTGCGGGTTTTCATGAGGTCCTGCAGGATCGGCACCAGCGTGGCCCGGTGCCGCACGCGGTCCTGGTTCCGGACGTACCGCGGGTCGGCGCCCAGGTCGGGCCGGCCGGCGACGCTGCAGAACTTCGCGTACTGGCCGTCGTTGCCGACGGCCAGGATCAGGTGGTCGCGGCTGCCGTCGGCCGCCGGTGCGACCTCGAACACCTGGTACGGCACGATGTTCTGGTGCGCGTTGCCGGCGCGCCCCGGCGCCTGGCCGCTCACGAGGTAATTCGCGCCGAGGTTGGCCAGCATCGCCACCTGCGTGTCCAGCAGCGCCATGTCCACCTGCTGGCCTTCGCCGGTTTTCTCGGCGTGGCGCAGCGCGGCGAGAACGGCCACGGTCGCATACATGCCGGTCAGCAGGTCGGCCACCGCCACGCCGACTTTCTGCGGCCCGCCGCCGAGGTCGTCGCGCTCGCCGGTCACGCTCATCAGGCCGCCCATGCCCTGGACCGCGTAGTCGTAGCCGGCCCGCTCGCGGTACGGACCGGTCTGGCCGAAGCCGGTCACGCTGCAGTACACCAGCCGCGGGTTGATGGCCTGGAGCGAGGGATAGTCCAGCCCGTAGCGCGCCATGTCGCCGACCTTGAAGTTCTCGACGAACACGTCGCAATGGCGCACCAGCTCCCGCACCAGCGCCTGGCCCGACGGCTGCGCGATGTCGCAGGTGATCGAGCGCTTGTTGCGGTTGGCGCCCAGGTAGTAGGCGGCTTCGGCGGTGTCGTGGCCGGCCTCGTCCTGGAGGAACGGCGGGCCCCAGCTGCGGGTGTCGTCGCCGGTGCGGGGGCGTTCGACCTTGATCACGTCGGCGCCGAGGTCGGCCAGGGTCTGGGTGCACCAGGGGCCGGCGAGAACGCGGGACAGGTCGAGAACGCGAATGCCATCGAGAGAGTTCATGTGCAGCATTTTCGGGGCAAACCGATAATCGGGTGATGCACCGTCCGTTCACCGCGGCAGTCCTCGGGGCCTCCCTGCTGCTGGCTGCCTGCCATCCCACGTTCAACTGGCGCGAGGTCCGTGCCGACCCGGCGGGCCTCACGGTCCTGCTGCCCTGCAAGCCCGACGAGGGCGCGCGCCGGGTGCCGTTCGGCGATCGCGAGGTGGAGTTGCGGATGCTGGGCTGCGACGCCGGCGGCGCCACGTTCGCGGTGGCCTACACCGATGCCGGGGACGCGGGGCAGGTGGTTGGCGCGCTGGCCCTGTGGAAGGCCGCGACGCTGGCCAACATGCGGGCGGCGGGCGCGCCGAGTGAAGCGGCGGCCGAGATCAAGGGCGCGGACGGGTGGCCCGCGCCTGTGCGGGTCAGCGCCGCGGGCCGGCGCGCCGACGGCAGCGCCGTGACCGCGCAGATCGTCTGGTTTGCCCGGGGCACGCGCATCTTCCAGGCCGTGATGTACGCCGACAAGCCCGAGCCGGAAGCGGCCGAGACCTTCTTCTCCGGAATCAGCCTTTCATGAATTTCCTGCCGCGCCGCACGGCGCTGGTCCTGTTTCTCGCCTTTGCGATCGCGTATTTCTTCTCGGCGCTGCTGCGCGGCATCACCGCCACGCTGGCGCCGGTGCTGACGGCGGACTTTGCGCTGAATTCGCGCGACCTGGGCCTGCTGGCCGGCGGCTATTTCCTGGGTTTCGCGATCATGCAGCTGCCGCTGGGCCAGTGGCTGGACCGCCACGGGCCGAAGAAGGTGCTGGTGTACTTTGCCGGGGCCGCGGTGCTGGGCTGCGTGGCGTTCTCGCTGGCCACCGGCTTTGCCGAACTGCTGGCCGCGCGCGTGCTGTGCGGCGTCGGCGTGAGCGCCTGCCTGATGGCGCCGCTCACCGCCTTTCGCCGCTGGCTGGAGCCGATGCAGCAGCTGCGCGCCAACTCGTGGATGCTGATGACCGGCTCGCTGGGCATGGTGGCGGCCACGCTGCCGGTGCAGTGGCTGATGCCGGTGGTCGGCTGGCGGCCGCTGTTCTGGGGGCTGGCGCTGCTGATCGCGCTGTCCTCGCTGCTGATCGCCTGGCAGGTGCCGGCCTGGGGGGCCGTGGAGGCCGGCGAAGAAGCGGACGCGCCGCGCGCCGGCTACGCGGACGTGTGGCGCCACCCCTACTTCCGGCGCATGATGCCCATTGGTTTCTTCAACTACGGCGGCATGGTGGCGATGCAGACGCTGTGGGCCGGCCCGTGGATGATCCAGGTGACCGGCAACACGCCGCTGCAGGCCGCCACGGGCCTGTTCTTCATCAACGTGGCGATGCTCTGCACGTTCTGGAGCTGGGGCATGCTGACGCCCTGGCTGATGCGCCGGCGCCTGCTCCAGGTGGACCGCCTCATCGCCTGGGGCCTGCCCCTGAGCTTCGCCGTGCTGGCCATGATCATCGTCGCGGGCGAGAAGGCCGGGGCGGGGGCCTGGGCGGTTTTCTGCGTGTCGTGCACCTTCGTGTCGCTGGCCCAGCCGGCGGTGGGCATGGCTTTTCCTGCGCCGCTGGCGGGGCGGGCGCTGTCGGCCTACAACCTGGTGCTGTTCGCCGGCGTCTTCATGGTGCAGTGGGGCATCGGCCTGGCGGTGGACGCCTTTGCCGCGGCCGGCCTGTCGACGGTGGGCGCGTTCCAGGCCGCCATGAGCGTGTTCCTGGTGCTCAGCATGGCCTCCTATGCCTGGTTCCTGCTGGCGAGAAGCCATAATCAAGCAGCGCACGCCCCATCATGAACAACAGCATCCTCATCATCGCCCACGCCCCGCTGGCCAGCGCCCTGCGGCAATGCGCCTTGCATGTGTTCCCCGACTGCGCCCCGGGCGTGGCGGCCCTGGATGTGCAGCCCAACGTGCCGCCCGAGGAAACCCTGGCGGCCGCGCGCATCGCGCTCGAGCAGCTCCACACCGTGCACACGCTGGTGCTGGCCGACGTGTTCGGTGCCACGCCCTGCAACGTGGCGCAGAAGCTGGTGGACGGCGTCAAATCGAAACTCATCACCGGCGTGAACCTGCCCATGCTGCTGCGCACCGTGAACTACCGCCACGAGTCGCTCGACGCCCTGGTGTCGCGCGCCGTGGTGGGCGGAACGCAGGGCGTCATGCAGGTGGCCATCACCGCGCCGCAGAATCAGGCGAGAAGAAAGAAGAATGATCAAGACCACCACGACCATCAGCAATAAGCTGGGCCTGCATGCCCGTGCCTCGGCCAAGCTCACCAAGCTCGCCGGCAGCTTCCCCTGCGACGTGTGGATCGCCCGGGGCGAGCGCCGCGTGAACGCCAAGAGCATCATGGGCGTGATGATGCTGGCCGCCGGCATCGGCACCGCGGTCGACCTGGAAACCATCGGCGAGCGCGAGCAGGAGGCGATGGACGCCCTGCTGGCCCTGATCGCCGACAAATTCGGGGAGGGCGAATGAAGCCGCTCCCGGCCCGGGCCGCGCGCCGCGCGCCGCCTTTGATTCGCCGCGCCGGACGGCCTGCGGCGGCAGGGGCCTGACATGACCTTCAGCATCCAGGGTCTGGCCGTCGCCCGGGGCATCGCCATCGGGCGGGCCGTGCTGGTGGCCTCCAGCCGCATGGATGTGGCGCATTACTTCATTGCTGCCGGCCAGGTGGAGGCCGAAATCGCGCGCGTGCGCGCGGGCCGCAACGCGGTGGTGGAGGAAATCCACCGCCTGCAGCACACCATCGCGCAGATGGACCCGCGCGAAGCGCCGCCCGAGCTGACCGCACTGCTCGACGTGCACCTGATGCTGCTGCAGGACGAAACCCTGATCACCGGCGTGAAGCACTGGATCACCGAGCGGCTGTACAACGCCGAGTGGGCGCTGACCACCCAGCTCGAGGTGATCGCGCGCCAGTTCGACGAGATGGAGGACGAGTACCTGCGCGAGCGCAAGGCCGATCTCGACCAGGTGGTCGAGCGCATCCTGCGCCACATGAAGGGCGTGGCCTCCCCGGTGGCGCCGCCGGCCGTGCGCCGTCGCACGCAGCAGGACCTGCTGCTGGACGACACGGTGGATGTGCCGCTGGTGCTGATCGCGCACGACCTGTCGCCGGCCGACATGCTGCAGTTCAAGCAGAGCGTGTTCGCCGGCTTCGTGACCGACGTCGGCGGCAAGACCTCGCACACCGCGATCGTGGCGCGCAGCATGGACATCCCCGCCGTGGTCGGCGCGCGCGGCACCAGCCAGCTGATGCGCCAGGACGACTGGGTCATCATCGACGGCGATGCCGGCGTGGTGATCGTCGACCCCTCGCCCATCATCCTGGCCGAGTACGGTTACAAGCAGCGCCAGGGCGAGGTCGAGCGCGAGCGGCTGTCGCGGCTGCGGCACACGCCCGCCGTCACGCTGGACGGCCACAAGATCGAGCTGCTGGCCAACATCGAGATGCCCGAGGATGCGCCCGCCGCCGTCAAGGCCGGCGCCGTCGGCGTGGGGCTGTTCCGCAGCGAGTTCCTGTTCATGGGCCGCCAGGGCAACCTGCCGGGCGAGCAAGAGCAGTACCAGGCCTACCGGCGCGCGGTCGAAGGCATGCAGGGCCTGCCGGTGACCATCCGCACGGTGGACGTGGGCGCCGACAAGCCGCTGGACCGCGCGCTCAAGGACGACGCGCACCTGAACCCGGCGCTGGGCCTGCGCGCCATCCGCTGGAGCCTGGCCGATCCGGCGATGTTCCTGACCCAGCTGCGCGCCATCCTGCGCGCCGCCGCGCACGGCCAGGTCAACCTGCTGATCCCGATGCTGGCCCATGGCAGCGAGATCCGCCACACCCTGGCCCTGATCGACCATGCGCGGGCCGAGCTCGACAACAAGGGCGTGGCCCATGGCCCGGTCAAGCTCGGCGCCATGATCGAAATCCCGGCGGCGGCGCTGTCGCTGCGGCTGTTCCTCAAGCATTTCGATTTCCTGTCCATCGGCACCAACGACCTGATCCAGTACACGCTGGCGATTGACCGCGCCGACGAATCCGTGGCGCACCTGTACGACCCGATGCACCCGGCCGTGCTGCGGCTGGTGGCCGACACCATCGCCGAATGCCATGCCCAGGGCAAGGGCGTGAGCGTGTGCGGCGAGATGGCGGGCGACGTGGTGTTCACGCGGCTGCTGCTGGGCCTGGGCCTGCGCAGCTTCTCCATGCACCCGGCGCAGATCCTCGCGGTCAAGCAGGAGGTGCTGCGCGCGGACGTCGCTCGGCTGCAGGGCTGGGCCCGGCAGGTGCTCGAGTCCGACGACCCGGCGGCGGCGCTGGCGCCCTGAGGGGCCGGGCTCCCACGTTCATGGGATGGGGGCCGCGCGGGCGGGAGAGAGAATCGGATGAACCATGGAGACGAGGCAGTGGCAATGATCAGGATTTCACGCATCACGGGCGCGGCGCTGCTGGCGCTGGCGGCCCTCGGGGTGCTGCCCGCCGCGGCGCAGCCCGCGCCGACCGCCGAGCAGATGATCGAGCAGCTCAAGGCCGCGCCCCAGGCGCCGCGCACGCGCAGCCTGCGCAACCTCACGGTGGAGGCGGCGTCCGCCGCGCGGCCTTCGCTGTCGCTGCTGATCCAGTTCGACTTCGACTCGGCGCGCGTGCGCCCCGAGAGCCAGCAGGCGCTGGCCAACCTGGCGCAGGCGCTGCAGTCGAGCGAGCTGTCCGCGTCCAAGTTCGTGATCGAAGGCCACACCGACGCCAAGGGCCGCGCCGACTACAACCAGCGCCTGAGCCAGCAGCGCGCCGACGCCGTGCGCGACTACCTCGCGCAGCAGGGCGTGGCCGTGGTGCGCCTCACCGCGGCCGGCAAGGGCTCGAGCGAGCCGGCCAATGCCGCCGATCCGTTCGCCGCGGAGAACCGGCGCGTGCGCATCGTCAATCTCGACTGATTTCCAGTCAAAACAGCCCAAGGTCCAGGCGGCGCGGTTCATGAGTGCTATGAAAAATATAGCAACCCCGGCGGGGCCGGCGGCCCGGCGCTGATGCAGCGCTGGCGCTCCATCCTGCTGCCGCTGGGCGGCCTGCCCGCGCGGCGCGTGACCTGGGGCCTGGCGGCGCTGTTCTCGCTGTGGGCCGTGCTGGACGTGATGGTGCTGCACGTCAGCGGCGGGCTGGCGCAGTCCACCTACGACGCCATGGTGCGCGCGCGCTTTCACGCGGCCGCGCCCGATCCGCGCGTGGTGATCATCGACATCGACGAAGCCTCGCTGGCCCGCATGGGGCGCGAGTTCGGCCGCTGGCCCTGGCCGCGCGACACGCTGGCGGCGGTGCTCGATCACGTGGAGAAGCAGCAGCCGGCGGCGCTGGTCTGGGACATCATCTTCTCCGACCCCGACCGCCTCAACCCGGGCGGGGATGCGGCATTCAACGAGGCCGTCCGGCGCAGCCCGCGCAGCCATTTCTCCGTGGTGCGGCTGCCCCGGGCCAACGATGGCGCGAGCCAGATCACGCGCGCCCAGCTGCCGGGGCTGTGGCTCACGCCGCAGGACGGCAGCGCCACCGTGGCGCTGATCGCGCCGGCGCTGCCGGCGGTGGCGGCCGCGCGGCTGGGCTTCAACAACGGCTACCCGGACAACGACGGCATCCTGCGGCGCTACCGCGCGTTCGAGCAGCTGCCCGACGGCAGCGTGATCCAGTCGATCGCGCGCTCGGTGGCCGGCAGCCTCCAGCCCGCGCCCGGCCAGGACGCCGCCCCGGCCGACCGCGACGCGCTGATCGCCTGGCGCAAGCGGGCCCAGAGCTACCCGCGCGTGAGCTTCGCCGACGTGTTCGCGCAGGCCGACGGCGGCCGGCCGCTGGGCGCCGTGCCGGATTTCGCGGGCAAGCTGGTCATCATCGGCGCCACCGCGCCCAGCCTGCACGACATTCACCCCGCGCCGCTGTCGGCCACGCAGGCCGGCGTGGAGTCGCTGGCGACGGTGATCGACAACGCGGTCAACCAGCGCCACCTGGCCGAACTGCCGCGCTGGCTGCAGGCGCTGCTGGCCGTGCTGCTGTGCGCCGGCATCGCGCTGTGGGTGCAGGTGCGCTCCGTGGCCTCGCTGGCGCCGGCCCTGCTGGTGCTGCCGGCCACGCTGCTGGGCATCAGCTACCTCACGCTCAACGGCTCGCCGGTGTTCGTGGACCTGAGCCTGGCGGCCGGCGTGGCGCTGGTGTTCCTGGCGGTGCTGCGGTACTGGAACCGGCTGCGGCGCGAGTACTGGTGCCTGCCGCCGGCGCCCGGCGCGGGGCCCCTGTGGGTCTGGCCCTGGCTGCGCGCCACGCCCTGGGTGGACTCGGCGCTGGACCGCCTGCTCGACGCCGTGGAGCGCCACGCGCCCGGCTGCCGCGTGATCGTGCTCGACGCCCACTACGTCTGGCCCGGCCGGCTGCGCTGGCCCGAGCTGGCGCGCTGCGCCGCGGTGGTGGGCTCGCGCGAGGCGCTCCAGGCGGCGCGGCCCGCGCTGGAGCCCGCCCTGGGCCGGCTGGCGCAGCGCAGCGGCGAACCCGTGCCGGTGCAGGTGCCGGCCGGGCCCGGCGACGGGCGCGAGGCCCTGGCCACTACCACATTCATGGCATGGGCGGCCCTGCAAAATCCGGGTACAACCCATGGCTGAAAGACACACCGGCATGACATCCAAGCTCGCTCCCAGGTATTTCCTCGCCCTGCTCGGCCTGCTGGCGGGGCTGTGCAGCCATGCCCAGACCACCACGGCGCTGCGCGCCACCGAGCTGCGCGCGGACAAGCTCGGCTCGTCGCCGGTGCTGTCGTCGCTGGCCGCCGGCACCACGCTGCGGGTGCTTGGCATCGAAGGCGGCTGGGCCCAGGTCGAGAGCGCCGGCAAGACCGGCTGGGTGCGCGCCAGCGCCGTCAACCTGCAGGCCGGCAGCTCGGCCGCGGCCAGCGTGAGCAGCGGCCGCGAGGCCAGCGGCAACACCGCCCTGACGCTGGGCGTGCGCAGCCTGCCGCCGCGCGCCAACCGCCATGCGCTGATCATCGGCATCGGCCGCTACGCCGATCCCGCCACGCCGTCGCTGCCGGGCACGCGCATCGACCGGCAGTCGGCCACCCAGATGGCGCAGGCCATGCAGGTGCCGCAGTCCAACATCCGCTACCTGCAGGACGAGCAGGCCACCGGCGACAACATCCGCAAGGCGCTGGCCGATCTCACGGCCCAGGTGCAGGACGGCGACCGCGTGTTCATCCACTACTCGGGCCACGGCACGCGCTACAACGACCCGGCCGCCGGCGGCTGCGTGGAGGCGCTGCTGGCCTATGACGGCGGCCAGAGCGGCACCATCACCAACCGCGAGATGGCCGACCTGCTCAAGACCATCACCGGCAAGACCGACAAGCTGTTCGTGATGTACGACGCCTGCCACTCGGGCGGCCTGGTCAATCTGGCCTCCGGCGCGCGCACGCGCGGGCTGGCCAACGCCAACGACGAAGGCCTGCTGCGGCCCAAGTTCTCCGCGATCTCCGAGGAGTGCGGGCGGCCGGTCAACGTGAAGACGCGCAACCTGCTGGTGGAGAGCACCGCCAAGGGCGCGCTGCCGCAGGACATCATCCACCTCTCGGCCTCGCGCGACAACGAGATCAGCTTCGACGATGAACTCAAGGGCGGCCTGGCCACCCAGTTCATGCGCGACTGCATGCTGCGCGACGCCCGCGACCTGGACGACTCGGGCGCCATCAGCATCGACGAGATCAAGCAGTGCGCGCAGGAGAAGATCAACAAGCGCATGCAGAACGACGCGAATTTCAAGCCCCACAACCTCACGCTGTCGGGCAACGCGGGCTTCGTGCCGGCCTGGTTCGGCCAGGCCCTGCCGGCCGCCGCGCCGGCGGCACCGGTGGCGGCAGCCGCTCCTGCAACCACCGTGGCGCCCGCAGCGCCTGTGGCGGCCGCACCCACCGCCGCCGCGCCGCCGCCGCTGACCGGCGCGCAGGCGCTGCGCCAGATGTTCGACCAGCGCGACGCCAAGCGCCGCGTGCAGGTGACGCTTGGCAAGAACAAGCTGCGCATCGGTCAGGACGCGCTCGATTTCTCGGTGCAGTCCGACCGGCCCGGCTACGTGTACGTGGCGCTGGCCGGATCCGACAACAAATCGGTCTACCTGCTGTTCCCCAACGACCTGGACCAGAACAACAAGCTCGAGGCCGGCCAGCAACTGCTGCTGCCGCGCCCGAACTGGCGCGTCAAGGCCGGCGGCCCGGCCGGTATCGACAACCTGCTGGTGCTGGTGAGCGACGGCCCGCGCGACCTGACCCCGCTGGCCGCCTCCAAGGCCGGCCCGTTCGTGTCCTCGCTCAACGACGCCGAGGGCCGGGCCCGGCTGGGGGCCCTGCTGTCGACCTCGCGCATGGTGAGCGGCCAGGAATGCGCGAGCCCGGCCGCCCGCAAGAACAACCCCTTGTGTTCCGACGCCTTTGGCGCCTCGATGCTGTCCGTGGAGGAAGTGAAATGAAATCCCTGGTTGCTACTTTTTTGATAGCGCTCGTTGTCCAGCCCGCCTGGACCCAGAGCCCCAATGACTCCAAAAACGGTGCCATCGGCCCGCTGCCCGGCGGCTGGCTGGTGAGCCCGGCCGAGGCGCGCGAGTTTCGCGGCGAGGACGGCTTCAACGAGCCGCCCGCGCTGCGCCCGCGCGCCGTGGTGCCGCAGATCGACATCCTCAAGCCCGAGCCGGCG
The sequence above is a segment of the Variovorax terrae genome. Coding sequences within it:
- a CDS encoding HPr family phosphocarrier protein: MIKTTTTISNKLGLHARASAKLTKLAGSFPCDVWIARGERRVNAKSIMGVMMLAAGIGTAVDLETIGEREQEAMDALLALIADKFGEGE
- a CDS encoding TlpA disulfide reductase family protein yields the protein MKRILYVAATAAVLAIGAGVWLSTGPSSAPESTFVLLDGSKQTTADLKGKVTLVNFWATSCVTCVAEMPRVVATYDKYKDRGFDTLAVAMSYDPPAYVVNYAETRKLPFKVAIDNTGAVAKAWGEVQLTPTTYIVNKRGAIVKRYVGEPDFGELHQLIEKLLAET
- a CDS encoding PTS sugar transporter subunit IIA, with protein sequence MNNSILIIAHAPLASALRQCALHVFPDCAPGVAALDVQPNVPPEETLAAARIALEQLHTVHTLVLADVFGATPCNVAQKLVDGVKSKLITGVNLPMLLRTVNYRHESLDALVSRAVVGGTQGVMQVAITAPQNQARRKKNDQDHHDHQQ
- a CDS encoding CaiB/BaiF CoA transferase family protein, which gives rise to MNSLDGIRVLDLSRVLAGPWCTQTLADLGADVIKVERPRTGDDTRSWGPPFLQDEAGHDTAEAAYYLGANRNKRSITCDIAQPSGQALVRELVRHCDVFVENFKVGDMARYGLDYPSLQAINPRLVYCSVTGFGQTGPYRERAGYDYAVQGMGGLMSVTGERDDLGGGPQKVGVAVADLLTGMYATVAVLAALRHAEKTGEGQQVDMALLDTQVAMLANLGANYLVSGQAPGRAGNAHQNIVPYQVFEVAPAADGSRDHLILAVGNDGQYAKFCSVAGRPDLGADPRYVRNQDRVRHRATLVPILQDLMKTRSKADWLAALEAAKVPCGAINNLAEVFADPQVQARGMVTEWQHPLNSGLQLVSSPMKFSATPVRADLPPPLLGQHTEEVLGELLACSAARLAELRSSGAI
- a CDS encoding c-type cytochrome; translation: MKAIASLVVAAAAVTLAAPASAQFAKPEDAIKYRQSALFVMGQHFSRLGAMANGRVPFDAKAAADNAEVVADMSKLPWAGFAPGTDKAAPTKAKPEVWAEQAKFKDYNEKLVAETTKLAAAAKTGNLDNLKVAFSATAGACKTCHDAFRSQ
- a CDS encoding thioredoxin fold domain-containing protein; the protein is MAGTVWTRRRAVAGLASLAALSGRPARAADSALPVPASLQVAARAAARRGEPLVLLVSLPGCPYCELVRRSYLLPLRAEGLHAWQIDVTDRRQVVHDFKGQPATGAGLAERWKAGFTPTVLFFDARGQELAPRLVGVAVPDFYGAYLDEALATARKKLAAAS
- a CDS encoding DUF4197 domain-containing protein, producing MDRRQFNSVSAGTLGALLIATYEQAHALSLGDLTNAEASQGLKAALEKGAQTAVSLLGRPDGFLGNAKVRIPLPGFLDDAAKLLKTLGQGKRVDELVTAMNRAAEQAVPMAKDLLVGAVKSMNVDDAKKILTGGDNSVTHFFAEKTRAPLGVKFLPVVTQATEKVGLADKYNQVAGKAAGLGLMKKEDANIQQYVTGKSLDGLYLVIGDEEKKIRQDPVGSGSAILQKVFGAIR
- a CDS encoding MFS transporter, translating into MNFLPRRTALVLFLAFAIAYFFSALLRGITATLAPVLTADFALNSRDLGLLAGGYFLGFAIMQLPLGQWLDRHGPKKVLVYFAGAAVLGCVAFSLATGFAELLAARVLCGVGVSACLMAPLTAFRRWLEPMQQLRANSWMLMTGSLGMVAATLPVQWLMPVVGWRPLFWGLALLIALSSLLIAWQVPAWGAVEAGEEADAPRAGYADVWRHPYFRRMMPIGFFNYGGMVAMQTLWAGPWMIQVTGNTPLQAATGLFFINVAMLCTFWSWGMLTPWLMRRRLLQVDRLIAWGLPLSFAVLAMIIVAGEKAGAGAWAVFCVSCTFVSLAQPAVGMAFPAPLAGRALSAYNLVLFAGVFMVQWGIGLAVDAFAAAGLSTVGAFQAAMSVFLVLSMASYAWFLLARSHNQAAHAPS